A single region of the Micropterus dolomieu isolate WLL.071019.BEF.003 ecotype Adirondacks linkage group LG18, ASM2129224v1, whole genome shotgun sequence genome encodes:
- the LOC123986999 gene encoding mitogen-activated protein kinase kinase kinase 12-like isoform X2, whose product MALIHEPRAPSPSLSGFNTPLSDPPSFRRLDAETPCTPEMDLTPTQCVLRNVLSIDTGGAVEPGGGGGEGQSAGHSQTPGEEQQEHFANSVLKLHEHDGSPGRTEGEGQELDSSVVRSQVDDARLQCQSTGGGGFLEGLFGCLRPVWTMIGKAYSTEHKHNLDEAWEVPFEEISDLQWVGSGAQGAVFLGKLHGQEVAVKKVRNIKETDIKHLRKLKHPNIITFKGICTQAPCYCIIMEYCAQGQLYEVLRAGRQIHPSLLMDWAMGIAGGMNYLHLHKIIHRDLKSPNMLITYDDSVKISDFGTSKELSDKSTKMSFAGTVAWMAPEVIRNEPVSEKVDIWSFGVVLWEMLTGEVPYKDVDSSAIIWGVGNNSLQLPVPDSCPDSFKLLLRQCWNCKPRNRPSFRQILLHLDIASADILSTPQETYFQSQVEWRDEVRHHFEKIKSEGTCLHRLDEELIKRRREELRHALDIREHYERKLERANNLYMELNAIMLQLEIKEKELLKREHSLDKKYPGCFKHHSSRQSASSNSMEKLMKKRNVPQKLPSYSKRPDLLKSEVILPKLDSSMTQVTIPNKGSTSPGRSRRGKPRYRKAGKGSSGDLAQLKATLSSSLAMVNATTSVPSSKQHLDPSAALRGLQHDLLLKKMYSSSPDLISTTLEAEGRRKGQVRPGLDRAGSQSASAGLGESRRTEGPEEGQDVGVGTDDLAETPPRSDTPSEDAASIPFSSSPDSPCGRGAAAGRASVLGNPRVSHEGEEKEDGTVITRSPRSQRLTPAALLYRAAVTRSQRRGVSSEEEEGEVDSEVELPRRRRPVSMTKCQSLSTFSSENLSVSDGEEGNTTDHSHSGTPDVVSTNTDERLDDKSDDLLSQGSEIPADPSDPTQLGSDGLSEKEAILRHVKTQLASNDHNYEGLYDDSDCDSAELDHSGSAEPSQQPTNW is encoded by the exons ATGGCGCTTATTCATGAACCTCGTgccccctctccttctctctctggctTCAACACACCCCTCTCTGATCCTCCATCCTTTCGCCGCCTTGATGCTGAAACACCCTGCACCCCAGAAATGGACCTGACCCCGACCCAATGCGTCCTTCGGAACGTCCTCTCAATAGACACCGGAGGTGCTGTCGAACCTGGGGGCGGAGGAGGTGAGGGGCAGAGTGCCGGGCACAGTCAGACACCGGGCGAGGAACAACAGGAGCACTTTGCCAACAGTGTCCTGAAGCTCCACGAGCATGATGGAAGTCCCGGAAGGACGGAGGGAGAGGGCCAGGAGCTGGACAGCAGTGTGGTCAGGAGCCAGGTGGATGACGCCAGGCTACAGTGCCAGtctacaggaggaggagggtttcTGGAGGGGTTATTTGGATGTCTGCGGCCTGTCTGGACTATGATTGGCAAAGCTTACTCCACGGAGCACAAACACAACCTGGACG AGGCATGGGAGGTCCCATTCGAGGAGATATCTGATCTGCAGTGGGTGGGCAGCGGAGCCCAGGGCGCCGTCTTTCTGGGCAAATTGCACGGACAGGAAGTGGCCGTAAAGAAAGTGCGGAACATCAAAGAGACAGACATCAAGCACCTGCGCAAGCTCAAACACCCCAACATCATCACTTTCAA GGGTATTTGTACCCAGGCTCCATGTTACTGCATCATCATGGAGTACTGTGCCCAAGGACAGCTGTATGAGGTGCtgagagcaggcaggcagatccATCCATCCCTGCTCATGGACTGGGCAATGGGCATCGCTGGGGGCATGAACTATCTTCACCTCCACAAGATCATCCACAGAGACCTCAAGTCACCAAA CATGTTGATCACCTATGATGACTCAGTGAAGATTTCTGATTTCGGCACGTCCAAAGAGCTCAGCGACAAGAGCACCAAAATGTCCTTTGCCGGTACGGTGGCATGGATGGCTCCAGAGGTCATACGCAACGAACCCGTCTCAGAGAAGGTGGATATTTG GTCATTCGGCGTCGTGCTGTGGGAGATGCTGACAGGAGAGGTGCCCTATAAGGATGTGGACTCGTCAGCCATTATCTGGGGGGTGGGCAACAACAGTCTACAGCTGCCTGTACCTGACAGCTGTCCAGACAGCTTCAAACTGCTCCTGAGGCAATGCTG GAACTGCAAGCCAAGAAACAGGCCTTCCTTCCGACAGATTCTCCTGCACCTTGACATCGCCTCAGCAGATATCCTATCAACTCCACAAGAAACTTACTTTCAGTCTCAG GTGGAGTGGAGGGATGAGGTAAGGCACCACTTTGAGAAGATCAAGTCTGAGGGGACGTGTCTTCACAGGCTGGATGAGGAGCTGATCAAACGACGCAGAGAAGAACTCAG ACATGCGCTGGACATCCGGGAGCACTACGAGAGGAAACTGGAGAGAGCCAACAATCTCTATATGGAGCTCAATGCCATCATGCTGCAGCTGGAGATCAAAGAGAAAGAACTGCTCAA GCGGGAGCATTCACTGGACAAGAAATACCCGGGCTGCTTCAAGCACCACAGTTCCAGACAGTCAGCCTCCTCCAACTCGATGGAGAAACTCATGAAGAAACGCAATGTACCTCAGAAACTGCCCTCGTACAGCAAGAG GCCAGACTTACTAAAGTCAGAGGTCATCCTCCCCAAACTGGACTCTTCCATGACCCAGGTCACAATCCCCAACAAGGGCTCTACCTCCCCTGGCCGCTCACGCCGAGGAAAACCCCGCTACAGGAAGGCTGGTAAAGGCAGCAGCGGGGACTTGGCTCAGCTCAAAGccactctctcctcttctttagCAATGGTCAACGCCACGACATCTGTTCCCAGCAGCAAGCAGCATCTAGACCCCAGTGCAGCACTCAGGGGCCTGCAGCATGATCTGCTGCTCAAGAAGATGTACTCCTCGAGCCCGGATCTCATTTCAACCACCTTGGAGGCTGAAGGCCGGAGGAAGGGACAGGTCCGGCCAGGGCTGGACAGAGCGGGCAGCCAGAGCGCCTCAGCCGGGCTGGGGGAGAGCAGAAGAACAGAGGGGCCGGAAGAGGGGCAAGATGTGGGTGTAGGGACTGATGACCTGGCAGAAACACCTCCACGCAGTGACACGCCCAGCGAGGATGCAGCTTCTATTCCGTTCTCCAGCAGCCCTGACTCGCCGTGCGGCAGGGGAGCAGCTGCGGGGAGGGCGTCTGTGCTTGGGAACCCCCGCGTTTCCCACGAGGGTGAGGAGAAGGAGGACGGGACGGTAATCACGCGTTCACCCAGAAGTCAACGCCTCACACCGGCAGCACTGCTTTACAGGGCAGCAGTGACACGCAGTCAG AGACGTGGAGTGTcttcagaggaagaggaaggagaagtgGACAGTGAAGTGGAGTTGCCAAGGAGACG GCGTCCAGTGAGCATGACCAAGTGCCAGTCCCTGTCCACCTTCAGCTCAGAGAACTTATCAGTCTCAGACGGTGAGGAGGGAAACACCACTGACCACTCCCACAGTGGCACGCCGGACGTGGTCAGTACCAATACCGACGAGCGTCTGGACGACAAGAGCGACGACCTACTGTCTCAGGGCTCAGAGATTCCCGCTGACCCATCTGACCCAACCCAGCTGGGCTCAGATGGATTGTCTGAGAAGGAAGCTATTCTTCGACACGTCAAGACCCAGCTCGCTAGTAATGATCATAATTACGAG GGCCTGTATGATGACTCTGACTGTGACAGTGCAGAGCTGGACCATTCAGGAAGTGCGGAACCCAGCCAACAACCAACCAACTGGTGA
- the LOC123986999 gene encoding mitogen-activated protein kinase kinase kinase 12-like isoform X1: MALIHEPRAPSPSLSGFNTPLSDPPSFRRLDAETPCTPEMDLTPTQCVLRNVLSIDTGGAVEPGGGGGEGQSAGHSQTPGEEQQEHFANSVLKLHEHDGSPGRTEGEGQELDSSVVRSQVDDARLQCQSTGGGGFLEGLFGCLRPVWTMIGKAYSTEHKHNLDEAWEVPFEEISDLQWVGSGAQGAVFLGKLHGQEVAVKKVRNIKETDIKHLRKLKHPNIITFKGICTQAPCYCIIMEYCAQGQLYEVLRAGRQIHPSLLMDWAMGIAGGMNYLHLHKIIHRDLKSPNMLITYDDSVKISDFGTSKELSDKSTKMSFAGTVAWMAPEVIRNEPVSEKVDIWSFGVVLWEMLTGEVPYKDVDSSAIIWGVGNNSLQLPVPDSCPDSFKLLLRQCWNCKPRNRPSFRQILLHLDIASADILSTPQETYFQSQVEWRDEVRHHFEKIKSEGTCLHRLDEELIKRRREELRHALDIREHYERKLERANNLYMELNAIMLQLEIKEKELLKREHSLDKKYPGCFKHHSSRQSASSNSMEKLMKKRNVPQKLPSYSKRPDLLKSEVILPKLDSSMTQVTIPNKGSTSPGRSRRGKPRYRKAGKGSSGDLAQLKATLSSSLAMVNATTSVPSSKQHLDPSAALRGLQHDLLLKKMYSSSPDLISTTLEAEGRRKGQVRPGLDRAGSQSASAGLGESRRTEGPEEGQDVGVGTDDLAETPPRSDTPSEDAASIPFSSSPDSPCGRGAAAGRASVLGNPRVSHEGEEKEDGTVITRSPRSQRLTPAALLYRAAVTRSQRRGVSSEEEEGEVDSEVELPRRRRPVSMTKCQSLSTFSSENLSVSDGEEGNTTDHSHSGTPDVVSTNTDERLDDKSDDLLSQGSEIPADPSDPTQLGSDGLSEKEAILRHVKTQLASNDHNYEQGLYDDSDCDSAELDHSGSAEPSQQPTNW, from the exons ATGGCGCTTATTCATGAACCTCGTgccccctctccttctctctctggctTCAACACACCCCTCTCTGATCCTCCATCCTTTCGCCGCCTTGATGCTGAAACACCCTGCACCCCAGAAATGGACCTGACCCCGACCCAATGCGTCCTTCGGAACGTCCTCTCAATAGACACCGGAGGTGCTGTCGAACCTGGGGGCGGAGGAGGTGAGGGGCAGAGTGCCGGGCACAGTCAGACACCGGGCGAGGAACAACAGGAGCACTTTGCCAACAGTGTCCTGAAGCTCCACGAGCATGATGGAAGTCCCGGAAGGACGGAGGGAGAGGGCCAGGAGCTGGACAGCAGTGTGGTCAGGAGCCAGGTGGATGACGCCAGGCTACAGTGCCAGtctacaggaggaggagggtttcTGGAGGGGTTATTTGGATGTCTGCGGCCTGTCTGGACTATGATTGGCAAAGCTTACTCCACGGAGCACAAACACAACCTGGACG AGGCATGGGAGGTCCCATTCGAGGAGATATCTGATCTGCAGTGGGTGGGCAGCGGAGCCCAGGGCGCCGTCTTTCTGGGCAAATTGCACGGACAGGAAGTGGCCGTAAAGAAAGTGCGGAACATCAAAGAGACAGACATCAAGCACCTGCGCAAGCTCAAACACCCCAACATCATCACTTTCAA GGGTATTTGTACCCAGGCTCCATGTTACTGCATCATCATGGAGTACTGTGCCCAAGGACAGCTGTATGAGGTGCtgagagcaggcaggcagatccATCCATCCCTGCTCATGGACTGGGCAATGGGCATCGCTGGGGGCATGAACTATCTTCACCTCCACAAGATCATCCACAGAGACCTCAAGTCACCAAA CATGTTGATCACCTATGATGACTCAGTGAAGATTTCTGATTTCGGCACGTCCAAAGAGCTCAGCGACAAGAGCACCAAAATGTCCTTTGCCGGTACGGTGGCATGGATGGCTCCAGAGGTCATACGCAACGAACCCGTCTCAGAGAAGGTGGATATTTG GTCATTCGGCGTCGTGCTGTGGGAGATGCTGACAGGAGAGGTGCCCTATAAGGATGTGGACTCGTCAGCCATTATCTGGGGGGTGGGCAACAACAGTCTACAGCTGCCTGTACCTGACAGCTGTCCAGACAGCTTCAAACTGCTCCTGAGGCAATGCTG GAACTGCAAGCCAAGAAACAGGCCTTCCTTCCGACAGATTCTCCTGCACCTTGACATCGCCTCAGCAGATATCCTATCAACTCCACAAGAAACTTACTTTCAGTCTCAG GTGGAGTGGAGGGATGAGGTAAGGCACCACTTTGAGAAGATCAAGTCTGAGGGGACGTGTCTTCACAGGCTGGATGAGGAGCTGATCAAACGACGCAGAGAAGAACTCAG ACATGCGCTGGACATCCGGGAGCACTACGAGAGGAAACTGGAGAGAGCCAACAATCTCTATATGGAGCTCAATGCCATCATGCTGCAGCTGGAGATCAAAGAGAAAGAACTGCTCAA GCGGGAGCATTCACTGGACAAGAAATACCCGGGCTGCTTCAAGCACCACAGTTCCAGACAGTCAGCCTCCTCCAACTCGATGGAGAAACTCATGAAGAAACGCAATGTACCTCAGAAACTGCCCTCGTACAGCAAGAG GCCAGACTTACTAAAGTCAGAGGTCATCCTCCCCAAACTGGACTCTTCCATGACCCAGGTCACAATCCCCAACAAGGGCTCTACCTCCCCTGGCCGCTCACGCCGAGGAAAACCCCGCTACAGGAAGGCTGGTAAAGGCAGCAGCGGGGACTTGGCTCAGCTCAAAGccactctctcctcttctttagCAATGGTCAACGCCACGACATCTGTTCCCAGCAGCAAGCAGCATCTAGACCCCAGTGCAGCACTCAGGGGCCTGCAGCATGATCTGCTGCTCAAGAAGATGTACTCCTCGAGCCCGGATCTCATTTCAACCACCTTGGAGGCTGAAGGCCGGAGGAAGGGACAGGTCCGGCCAGGGCTGGACAGAGCGGGCAGCCAGAGCGCCTCAGCCGGGCTGGGGGAGAGCAGAAGAACAGAGGGGCCGGAAGAGGGGCAAGATGTGGGTGTAGGGACTGATGACCTGGCAGAAACACCTCCACGCAGTGACACGCCCAGCGAGGATGCAGCTTCTATTCCGTTCTCCAGCAGCCCTGACTCGCCGTGCGGCAGGGGAGCAGCTGCGGGGAGGGCGTCTGTGCTTGGGAACCCCCGCGTTTCCCACGAGGGTGAGGAGAAGGAGGACGGGACGGTAATCACGCGTTCACCCAGAAGTCAACGCCTCACACCGGCAGCACTGCTTTACAGGGCAGCAGTGACACGCAGTCAG AGACGTGGAGTGTcttcagaggaagaggaaggagaagtgGACAGTGAAGTGGAGTTGCCAAGGAGACG GCGTCCAGTGAGCATGACCAAGTGCCAGTCCCTGTCCACCTTCAGCTCAGAGAACTTATCAGTCTCAGACGGTGAGGAGGGAAACACCACTGACCACTCCCACAGTGGCACGCCGGACGTGGTCAGTACCAATACCGACGAGCGTCTGGACGACAAGAGCGACGACCTACTGTCTCAGGGCTCAGAGATTCCCGCTGACCCATCTGACCCAACCCAGCTGGGCTCAGATGGATTGTCTGAGAAGGAAGCTATTCTTCGACACGTCAAGACCCAGCTCGCTAGTAATGATCATAATTACGAG CAGGGCCTGTATGATGACTCTGACTGTGACAGTGCAGAGCTGGACCATTCAGGAAGTGCGGAACCCAGCCAACAACCAACCAACTGGTGA